One window of Pyrus communis chromosome 12, drPyrComm1.1, whole genome shotgun sequence genomic DNA carries:
- the LOC137711598 gene encoding SUN domain-containing protein 5-like isoform X2: MKKPRNGSFYTKTQTRDHHTSIDGSNFQESCSFQKSTGGESCKSKSKKCYNNKSKSFYELSLSLIFSLWCLVFLFYSKLGLGHGNGGNSAPDNRSTHYPSVHNGKHGDHACSFVENGSGKQTNGLVLDFTSSQSCNDSGVSDNYAISKYSLPETDRLEKIVWSILGYGDLVCELHQAHDYNTNHSGQLLNGGTSHPSYLNFDEFQNITKQEKGQDMPSQLVNITQGLESDGTEYNYASASKGAKVVAHNKEAKGACNILGKDHDKYLRNPCSVGGKFVIVELAEETLVNSVKIANFEHYSSNFKEFELSGSLSYPAEAWTPLGNFVAANVKHAQTFKLPEPKWVRYLKLDLLSHYGSEFYCTLSVLEVYGINAIERMLEDLIVAPAEPAVNKLAEPNSTVQPSPREEVGSTDGKTSNEGQTGVRTAGVGIESVEDTQKVNVDVTKNPITTSKIPEPVLKVRQQPNGRIPGDSVLKILMQKVRSLELNLAVLEEYIKELNRRQGGILPEVGKELLRISLLLDQCKTEIKDILQWKEIMEKSITDLESWKAVVSSQVNALARENNMLRH, from the exons ATGAAGAAGCCTCGGAACGGCTCCTTTTATACCAAAACCCAAACAAGAGACCACCACACCAGTATTGACGGCTCCAATTTCCAGGAAAGCTGCAGTTTTCAGAAAAGCACTGGGGGAGAAAGCTGCAAAAGCAAAAGTAAGAAATGCTACAACAACAAGAGCAAGAGCTTCTAcgagctttctctctctctgatctTCTCTCTCTGGTGCCTTGTATTCTTGTTCTACTCTAAGCTCGGTCTCGGCCATGGCAATGGAG GGAATTCAGCTCCTGATAACAGATCTACACATTATCCTAGTGTTCACAATGGTAAGCACGGTGACCATGCATGCTCATTTGTAGAAAATGGAAGCGGAAAACAGACAAATGGACTGGTATTGGATTTTACTTCGTCTCAAAGCTGTAACGATTCTGGAGTTTCTGACAACTATGCAATTTCCAAGTACTCACTTCCAGAGACGGATAGATTAGAAAAAATAGTTTGGAGTATTTTAGGCTATGGTGATTTGGTTTGTGAACTACATCAAGCACATGATTATAACACAAATCATTCAGGACAACTTCTGAATGGAGGAACTTCTCATCCCTCCTATCtcaattttgacgaatttcAAAACATAACAAAGCAGGAAAAAGGTCAGGATATGCCTAGTCAGCTTGTTAACATTACCCAGGGGCTTGAATCTGATGGAACGGAATACAACTATGCCTCTGCATCCAAAGGTGCAAAAGTGGTGGCTCACAATAAGGAAGCAAAAGGAGCATGTAACATATTGGGAAAGGATCACGATAAGTACCTGAGAAACCCTTGTTCCGTCGGGGGAAAGTTTGTTATAGTTGAGCTTGCAGAAGAGACTCTGGTAAATTCTGTCAAGATTGCAAACTTCGAGCACTACTCTTCTAATTTCAAGGAATTTGAATTGTCTGGAAGTTTAAGCTATCCGGCAGAAGCGTGGACGCCATTGGGAAACTTTGTTGCTGCTAATGTCAAGCATGCTCAGACCTTTAAGCTGCCTGAACCCAAATGGGTAAGATACTTGAAGTTAGATTTACTAAGTCACTACGGGTCAGAGTTTTACTGCACATTAAGTGTTCTAGAGGTGTATGGCATTAACGCAATTGAGCGGATGCTTGAAGATCTGATTGTGGCGCCTGCAGAACCTGCAGTCAATAAATTGGCAGAGCCTAATTCAACTGTACAACCATCTCCAAGAGAAGAGGTTGGTTCAACTGATGGGAAAACAAGTAATGAAGGTCAAACTGGGGTTCGAACAGCTGGTGTAGGAATAGAAAGCGTTGAAGATACACAAAAAGTCAATGTAGATGTTACCAAAAATCCAATAACTACGAGCAAGATTCCAGAGCCGGTTCTGAAGGTTAGACAGCAGCCGAACGGAAGAATTCCTGGTGACTCAGTTCTGAAGATTTTGATGCAAAAAGTGAGGTCACTCGAGCTGAACTTAGCTGTGCTGGAGGAGTATATCAAAGAATTAAATCGAAGACAAGGGGGTATCTTGCCGGAGGTTGGTAAAGAGCTGTTGAGAATATCATTGCTTCTGGATCAATGCAAAACAGAGATTAAAGATATCTTGCAATGGAAGGAAATTATG GAAAAAAGTATTACCGACCTTGAATCATGGAAAGCTGTTGTTTCATCCCAAGTGAATGCATTGGCCAGGGAAAATAACATGTTAAG ACATTGA
- the LOC137710100 gene encoding uncharacterized protein — MGNCSSLTGTSGECPKSIRVLTDSGAVLEFKGPKLAAEILTGFPGYGIFQQGKASLPMSDQETLISGQYYLLPLKPQPLVCKHGVAEKPEAAEAEPVEKSFGALPDFVENSANGSSNLGVEVLEKAAEAEPVKKSFVAGSEVEVMEAAEPEPVKKSFCAGSDFVENLAKGSSALEVLPSGGDGVWRVKLVIDTKQLEELFSENGDAGALIETMRMAASGGAGASTPKHTKSLWGGAGGWRKPIFPNLFKVPPTDPGI; from the coding sequence atGGGGAACTGTTCATCACTCACAGGAACCTCTGGGGAGTGTCCTAAATCTATTAGGGTTCTTACAGATTCTGGGGCTGTCCTAGAATTTAAAGGCCCTAAACTAGCTGCTGAAATCCTCACTGGTTTTCCAGGCTATGGCATTTTCCAACAGGGCAAGGCCTCCTTGCCGATGTCTGACCAAGAAACCCTAATTAGTGGCCAGTACTATCTTCTTCCGCTGAAGCCACAGCCACTGGTTTGCAAACATGGGGTTGCTGAGAAACCAGAGGCTGCGGAAGCTGAGCCTGTGGAGAAGTCATTTGGTGCACTACCGGATTTCGTGGAGAATTCGGCAAACGGGTCATCAAATCTTGGAGTTGAAGTCCTAGAGAAGGCTGCAGAAGCTGAGCCTGTGAAGAAGTCATTTGTTGCAGGATCAGAAGTTGAAGTCATGGAGGCTGCTGAACCTGAGCCTGTGAAGAAGTCATTTTGTGCAGGATCAGATTTCGTGGAGAATTTGGCGAAAGGGTCGTCGGCTCTTGAGGTGCTGCCGTCTGGTGGCGACGGGGTTTGGAGGGTGAAGCTGGTGATTGACACCAAGCAATTGGAGGAGTTATTTTCCGAAAATGGCGACGCAGGGGCGCTGATTGAGACGATGAGGATGGCTGCAAGTGGAGGAGCAGGGGCAAGCACTCCAAAGCATACAAAGAGCCTTTGGGGAGGAGCAGGAGGTTGGAGGAAGCCCATCTTCCCCAACTTGTTTAAGGTGCCCCCAACTGATCCTGGGATATAA
- the LOC137711598 gene encoding SUN domain-containing protein 5-like isoform X1, with translation MKKPRNGSFYTKTQTRDHHTSIDGSNFQESCSFQKSTGGESCKSKSKKCYNNKSKSFYELSLSLIFSLWCLVFLFYSKLGLGHGNGGNSAPDNRSTHYPSVHNGKHGDHACSFVENGSGKQTNGLVLDFTSSQSCNDSGVSDNYAISKYSLPETDRLEKIVWSILGYGDLVCELHQAHDYNTNHSGQLLNGGTSHPSYLNFDEFQNITKQEKGQDMPSQLVNITQGLESDGTEYNYASASKGAKVVAHNKEAKGACNILGKDHDKYLRNPCSVGGKFVIVELAEETLVNSVKIANFEHYSSNFKEFELSGSLSYPAEAWTPLGNFVAANVKHAQTFKLPEPKWVRYLKLDLLSHYGSEFYCTLSVLEVYGINAIERMLEDLIVAPAEPAVNKLAEPNSTVQPSPREEVGSTDGKTSNEGQTGVRTAGVGIESVEDTQKVNVDVTKNPITTSKIPEPVLKVRQQPNGRIPGDSVLKILMQKVRSLELNLAVLEEYIKELNRRQGGILPEVGKELLRISLLLDQCKTEIKDILQWKEIMEKSITDLESWKAVVSSQVNALARENNMLRIDIEKVVKDQASLESKELAVLAISLFFLCFAILKLVSMQILTFLRGASSSSSWPSQSQPENACRNNRGWVLMIVSSSMTIFITLIYS, from the exons ATGAAGAAGCCTCGGAACGGCTCCTTTTATACCAAAACCCAAACAAGAGACCACCACACCAGTATTGACGGCTCCAATTTCCAGGAAAGCTGCAGTTTTCAGAAAAGCACTGGGGGAGAAAGCTGCAAAAGCAAAAGTAAGAAATGCTACAACAACAAGAGCAAGAGCTTCTAcgagctttctctctctctgatctTCTCTCTCTGGTGCCTTGTATTCTTGTTCTACTCTAAGCTCGGTCTCGGCCATGGCAATGGAG GGAATTCAGCTCCTGATAACAGATCTACACATTATCCTAGTGTTCACAATGGTAAGCACGGTGACCATGCATGCTCATTTGTAGAAAATGGAAGCGGAAAACAGACAAATGGACTGGTATTGGATTTTACTTCGTCTCAAAGCTGTAACGATTCTGGAGTTTCTGACAACTATGCAATTTCCAAGTACTCACTTCCAGAGACGGATAGATTAGAAAAAATAGTTTGGAGTATTTTAGGCTATGGTGATTTGGTTTGTGAACTACATCAAGCACATGATTATAACACAAATCATTCAGGACAACTTCTGAATGGAGGAACTTCTCATCCCTCCTATCtcaattttgacgaatttcAAAACATAACAAAGCAGGAAAAAGGTCAGGATATGCCTAGTCAGCTTGTTAACATTACCCAGGGGCTTGAATCTGATGGAACGGAATACAACTATGCCTCTGCATCCAAAGGTGCAAAAGTGGTGGCTCACAATAAGGAAGCAAAAGGAGCATGTAACATATTGGGAAAGGATCACGATAAGTACCTGAGAAACCCTTGTTCCGTCGGGGGAAAGTTTGTTATAGTTGAGCTTGCAGAAGAGACTCTGGTAAATTCTGTCAAGATTGCAAACTTCGAGCACTACTCTTCTAATTTCAAGGAATTTGAATTGTCTGGAAGTTTAAGCTATCCGGCAGAAGCGTGGACGCCATTGGGAAACTTTGTTGCTGCTAATGTCAAGCATGCTCAGACCTTTAAGCTGCCTGAACCCAAATGGGTAAGATACTTGAAGTTAGATTTACTAAGTCACTACGGGTCAGAGTTTTACTGCACATTAAGTGTTCTAGAGGTGTATGGCATTAACGCAATTGAGCGGATGCTTGAAGATCTGATTGTGGCGCCTGCAGAACCTGCAGTCAATAAATTGGCAGAGCCTAATTCAACTGTACAACCATCTCCAAGAGAAGAGGTTGGTTCAACTGATGGGAAAACAAGTAATGAAGGTCAAACTGGGGTTCGAACAGCTGGTGTAGGAATAGAAAGCGTTGAAGATACACAAAAAGTCAATGTAGATGTTACCAAAAATCCAATAACTACGAGCAAGATTCCAGAGCCGGTTCTGAAGGTTAGACAGCAGCCGAACGGAAGAATTCCTGGTGACTCAGTTCTGAAGATTTTGATGCAAAAAGTGAGGTCACTCGAGCTGAACTTAGCTGTGCTGGAGGAGTATATCAAAGAATTAAATCGAAGACAAGGGGGTATCTTGCCGGAGGTTGGTAAAGAGCTGTTGAGAATATCATTGCTTCTGGATCAATGCAAAACAGAGATTAAAGATATCTTGCAATGGAAGGAAATTATG GAAAAAAGTATTACCGACCTTGAATCATGGAAAGCTGTTGTTTCATCCCAAGTGAATGCATTGGCCAGGGAAAATAACATGTTAAG AATAGACATTGAGAAGGTTGTGAAGGATCAAGCGAGCCTCGAAAGCAAAGAGCTTGCAGTTCTAGCGATTAGTCTTTTCTTTTTGTGCTTTGCAATtctgaaactagtttcaatgcaaattttgacatttttaagaggagcctcctcctcctcgtcctGGCCGTCTCAGTCGCAGCCTGAGAATGCATGCAGGAACAATAGAGGTTGGGTTTTGATGATTGTTAGCAGCAGCATGACAATATTCATTACTTTGATCTATAGTTAG
- the LOC137710612 gene encoding uncharacterized protein — protein sequence MGTYLLSPPMPLSHFPHTATATKTWLQFHPSTTTLIKTSSPSSKSLTLLSSTSSPSSVAEDDDSLASPSQPPTQQLPLSGCKSCGREEVEKGCNGEGRIQGGIATFPGFGWWPIKAYRPCPGFVESGGRYRRQGQSLDEVAFGRGGRGD from the exons ATGGGAACATACCTTCTCTCACCTCCCATGCCACTCTCGCACTTCCCTcacaccgccaccgccaccaagACATGGCTGCAATTCCATCCCTCtacaacaactctcatcaaaACCTCCTCCCCATCTTCTAAATCTCTCACCCTTCTCTCTTCAACTTCCTCACCTTCCTCAGTTGCAGAAGATGATGATTCTCTTGCTTCCCCATCACAGCCCCCCACTCAACAGCTTCCCCTCAG TGGTTGTAAGTCCTGTGGGAGAGAGGAGGTGGAGAAGGGATGCAATGGGGAGGGAAGGATTCAGGGTGGAATTGCAACATTTCCAGGCTTTGGTTGGTGGCCTATAAAAGCTTACAGGCCCTGTCCTGGTTTTGTGGAATCTGGCGGCCGCTACAGGCGACAAGGGCAAAGCTTGGATGAGGTTGCCTTCGGAAGAGGGGGAAGAGGAGACTAG
- the LOC137710611 gene encoding RNA polymerase II transcriptional coactivator KELP-like, with translation MEAETEQKIEKTVRRILEESDMDEMTEFKIRKQASEELELDLSKPPYRAFVKQVVQSFLEEQNQKEQAAAQKDENPEAEGAQEREYDDNGDLVICRLSAKRKVTLQEFRGKNLVSIREFYFKDGKELPTAKGISLTEEQWSVFKKNVPAIEKAISKMESRI, from the exons atggAAGCCGAAACCGAGCAGAAAATCGAGAAGACGGTGCGGAGAATCCTGGAGGAATCGGACATGGACGAGATGACGGAGTTCAAGATTCGGAAGCAGGCCTCCGAAGAGCTGGAGCTCGACCTCTCCAAGCCCCCCTACAGGGCTTTCGTCAAGCAGGTCGTCCAGTCCTTCCTCGAGGAGCAGAATCAGAAGGAACAAGCAGCAGCGCAGAAGGATGAAAACCCAGAAGCCGAAGGTGCCCAGGAACGGGAGTACGATGATAACGGCGATCTCGTGATTTGCAGG CTCTCGGCGAAGAGGAAGGTGACGCTTCAGGAATTCAGAGGGAAGAATTTGGTGTCGATTAGGGAGTTTTATTTCAAAGATGGGAAAGAGCTTCCTACTGCCAAAG GAATAAGCTTGACAGAGGAGCAATGGTCAGTCTTCAAGAAGAATGTACCTGCTATAGAGAAAGCCATTAGTAAGATGGAGTCAAGAATCTGA
- the LOC137710101 gene encoding uncharacterized protein — translation METSGICTPDGSMLKQAITMGFKTSNNEAEYKALLAGLQMAKNLVVKKLAIHSYSQLITSQITGEYMAKHLKMAQYLRKIQKQLEAFQTYTLTQVPRADNAHANALGGQGSALDH, via the coding sequence ATGGagacttctggcatttgcaCCCCAGATGGTTCAATGCTTAAGCAGGCAATCACTATGGGCTTCAAAACATCTAATAACGAAGCAGAGTACAAAGCCTTACTCGCAGGCCTTCAAATGGCAAAAAACTTGGTGGtgaaaaagcttgcaattcattcTTATTCCCAACTAATCACCAGCCAGATTACTGGGGAGTATATGGCAAAACATTTGAAAATGGCGCAATACCTAAGGAAGATACAAAAACAACTTGAGGCATTTCAGACTTATACCCTCACTCAAGTTCCGCGGGCAGACAACGCCCACGCAAATGCGCTAGGTGGCCAAGGCTCTGCCCTCGACCACTAA
- the LOC137711119 gene encoding F-box protein SKIP8-like — MEIISLTLSSPQTFFVALIFTFLTFFLALLAVRSLPGKPKLGGAASATSSSSRSGKACTCCTCHREEVVSGSDSGPVSAPHLNGGTGTDLTEKPTAAAAVLERHTGPSMMEQLVPEITTHALSYLDYPSLCRLSMTNWTMRKAANDDNAWKALYHKDFTLEQDSVTPVKGWKAYYAATRAIVNVNTEFFNFIRGRSLPEMSRLWLNADYVKCVHASGELFSGYNAVIQSWQLAFNWEQGVNFQIRDVRARVLTDMAWVTMKTYVEIETGPFSVTNVYEFHNGRWYMVHHHSSVMDVEGEQQIVHG, encoded by the exons ATGGAGATTATTtccctcactctctcttctccccaaaCCTTCTTTGTAGCCCtaatttttacttttctcaCCTTTTTCCTCGCTCTCCTCGCCGTCCGATCACTCCCCGGCAAACCCAAATTGGGCGGCGCTGCCTCTGCCACCTCGTCGTCGAGTCGAAGCGGAAAGGCCTGCACTTGCTGTACTTGTCACCGGGAAGAGGTCGTTTCGGGCTCCGATTCGGGGCCCGTGAGCGCGCCGCACTTGAACGGCGGGACGGGTACGGACTTGACGGAGAAGCCGACGGCGGCGGCGGCCGTACTGGAGCGGCATACGGGCCCGTCGATGATGGAGCAGCTGGTTCCGGAGATTACGACGCATGCCCTTAGCTATCTGGACTACCCGAGCCTCTGTAGGCTTTCGATGACCAATTGGACCATGCGGAAGGCCGCCAATGATGATAATGCTTGGAAGGCGCTTTATCATAAG GACTTCACTTTGGAACAGGATAGCGTAACACCAGTTAAAGGATGGAAAGCTTACTATGCTGCTACAAGAGCGATTGTGAATGTCAATACTGAATTCTTTAACTTTATCCGAGGAAGGTCACTTCCAGAAATGAGTCGTTTATGGCTGAATGCAGATTATGTGAAGTGTGTTCATGCCTCTGGAGAACTCTTTTCGGG GTACAATGCTGTTATACAGAGTTGGCAACTAGCATTTAATTGGGAGCAAGGGGTTAACTTTCAGATTCGAGATGTGCGTGCACGGGTTCTGACAGACATGGCTTGGGTTACCATGAAAACCTATGTTGAAATCGAAACTGGGCCATTCAGCGTGACCAACGTCTATGAGTTCCATAACGGGCGATGGTACATGGTGCATCATCATAGCTCTGTGATGGATGTAGAGGGAGAACAGCAGATTGTGCACGGGTAA
- the LOC137710880 gene encoding probable inactive ATP-dependent zinc metalloprotease FTSHI 1, chloroplastic gives MFPAMASIDILNPPRICIPKPHTHFKSPAHSKRFGLVRKLQPQLPLRSGSLTLLCQTSSGPSSRSGDNSKTPQDDFVARVLKENPSQIEPRYLVGDKFYTLKEKESLGKNSNVGFVELLAKRLNFSKLKNERTEGQSDGGVKDDAVYLKDILREYKGKLYVPEQIFGTELPEEEQFEKSLEELPRMSYEDFLKAVKSEKVKLLISKEVAGTSYGVSDYIVDLKEIPGQKSLHRTKWAMRLDEGEAQALLEDYTGPRYVIEGHTTSWVGKVPQYPHPVASSISSRMMVELGMVTAVMAAAAVFIGGFLASAVFAVTSFVFASTVYVVWPIVKPFTRLFLGLVLGILERVWDNLVDFFSDGGIFSKFSEFYTFGGLSASIEMLKPITIVLMTMVILVRFTLSRRPKNFRKWDLWQGIDFSRSKAEARVDGSTGVKFSDVAGIDEAVEELLELVRYLKNPELFDKMGIKPPHGVLLEGPPGCGKTLVAKAIAGEAGVPFYQMAGSEFVEVLVGVGSARIRDLFKRAKVNKPSVIFIDEIDALATRRQGIFKETSDHLYNAATQERETTLNQLLIELDGFDTGKGVIFLAATNRRDLLDPALLRPGRFDRKIKIRPPAAKGRLDILKIHASKVKMSPSVDLSSYAQNLPGWTGAKLAQLVQEAALVAVRKGHDSIFQTDLDDAVDRLTVGPKRIGIELGHLGQCRRATTEVGVAMTSHLLRQYENAEVERCDRISIIPRGQTLSQVVFHRLDDESYMFERRPQLLHRLQVLLGGRAAEEVIYGRDTSRASVDYLADASWLARKILTIWNLENPMVIHGEPPPWRKKLEFVGPRLDFEGSLYHDYDLIEPPVNFNLDDDVAKRAEELIHKMYDKTLSLLKKHHTALLKTVKVLLERKEISGEEIDFILNKYPPQTPLKLLLGEENPGSLKFVTQEQEQEQERKSEYALLSQSNGETL, from the exons atgttcCCAGCAATGGCATCCATTGACATTCTCAATCCACCCAGAATTTGCATTCCCAAACCCCACACCCACTTCAAATCCCCAGCTCACTCGAAGcgttttggtttggttcggaAACTTCAACCGCAGCTGCCTCTCCGCAGCGGGTCACTCACCCTCCTCTGCCAAACGTCTTCCGGGCCGTCGTCAAGGTCCGGTGACAATAGCAAAACCCCCCAGGACGATTTTGTGGCCAGGGTTTTGAAGGAGAACCCTAGCCAGATTGAACCCAGGTACTTGGTTGGCGACAAGTTCTATACTTTGAAGGAAAAAGAGAGTTTGGGGAAGAATTCCAATGTGGGTTTTGTTGAACTCTTGGCGAAACGGCTGAATTTTTCGAAGCTGAAAAATGAAAGAACTGAGGGACAGAGTGATGGTGGAGTGAAGGATGATGCTGTGTATTTAAAGGACATTTTGAGGGAGTATAAGGGGAAGCTCTATGTGCCTGAGCAGATTTTCGGGACGGAGTTGCCGGAGGAAGAGCAATTTGAGAAGAGTTTGGAGGAATTGCCCAGAATGAGCTATGAGGATTTTCTTAAAGCTGTGAAGAGTGAAAAGGTTAAGCTCTTGATTTCCAAGGAAGTTGCAGGGACTTCTTATGGGGTCAGTGATTACATTGTTGATTTGAAGGAGATACCCGGCCAAAAGAGCTTGCATCGAACCAAATG GGCAATGAGGCTGGATGAGGGTGAAGCTCAAGCTCTTTTGGAGGATTACACAGGCCCGAGATATGTGATTGAGGGGCACACTACG TCTTGGGTTGGAAAGGTACCACAGTACCCTCATCCGGTGGCATCTTCCATATCTAGCAGAATGATGGTGGAGCTTGGAATGGTAACAGCTGTAATGGCTGCTGCAGCAGTTTTTATTGGAGGATTCCTGGCTTCTGCAGTATTTGCTGTTACCAGCTTCGTTTTTGCGTCAACTGTATACGTCGTATGGCCTATAGTCAAACCATTTACGAGACTTTTTCTTGGTCTCGTCTTGGGTATTTTGGAGAGAGTATGGGATAACCTTGTTGACTTTTTCAGTGATGGAGGCATTTTCTCTAAATTTTCTGAATTTTACACTTTTGGTGGTCTATCTGCCAGCATTGAGATGTTAAAACCAATAACGATTGTCCTTATGACCATGGTCATTCTTGTCCGTTTCACACTTTCAAGAAGACCTAAGAACTTCCGGAAGTGG GATCTGTGGCAAGGGATTGATTTTTCACGGTCCAAAGCAGAAGCCCGTGTTGAT GGGTCAACTGGAGTTAAGTTTAGTGATGTGGCAGGGATTGATGAAGCAGTAGAGGAACTTCTGGAG TTGGTGAGGTACTTGAAGAACCCAGAACTATTTGACAAAATGGGAATAAAACCTCCGCATGGGGTTCTTTTAGAGGGTCCTCCTGGATGTGGCAAG ACCCTGGTTGCAAAGGCCATAGCTGGTGAGGCTGGTGTTCCGTTTTACCAAATGGCTGGATCTGAATTTGTTGAAGTCTTAGTTGGTGTTGGTTCAGCTCGTATTAGGGATCTATTCAAAAGAGCCAAG GTAAACAAACCATCTGTTATTTTCATTGATGAGATTGATGCATTGGCTACGAG GCGTCAGGGAATTTTCAAGGAAACTAGCGACCACCTGTATAATGCAGCCACTCAAGAGAGAGAAACTACTCTGAATCAGCTCTTAATAGAGCTTGATGGATTTGACACTGGTAAAGGTGTAATATTCTTAGCTGCTACAAATCGCCGGGATTTATTAGACCCTGCACTTCTTCGACCAGGTCGTTTTGATCGGAAG ATAAAAATTCGTCCTCCTGCTGCGAAGGGGAGATTGGATATTTTGAAAATCCATGCAAGCAAAGTGAAAATGTCACCATCTGTTGATTTGTCCAGCTATGCACAGAACTTACCAG GATGGACGGGAGCAAAGTTGGCTCAGCTGGTCCAAGAGGCTGCACTTGTCGCGGTGAGGAAGGGGCATGATTCAATTTTTCAGACAGACTTGGATGATGCTGTTGATAGACTCACTGTAGGACCAAAGCGGATTGGTATAGAGTTGGGCCATCTGGGTCAATGTCGTCGAGCCACTACTGAAGTTGGAGTGGCAATGACTTCTCATCTGCTTAGGCAATACGAAAACGCAGAAGTTGAACGGTGTGATCGCATTTCAATCATCCCTCGTGGTCAG ACATTGTCACAAGTTGTATTTCATCGACTTGATGATGAATCATACATGTTTGAGCGCCGGCCACAATTGCTGCATCGCCTtcag GTTTTACTTGGTGGAAGGGCCGCTGAAGAGGTCATATATGGACGAGACACATCAAGGGCATCGGTTGACTACCTTGCTGATGCATCTTGGCTTGCTCGTAAAATTTTAACCAT TTGGAATTTGGAGAATCCGATGGTCATACATGGAGAGCCACCACCTTGGAGGAAGAAACTTGAATTTGTAGGCCCTCGGCTGGACTTCGAGGGATCACTATACCATGACTATGACCTGATTGAACCACCTGTGAACTTCAATTTGGATGATGATGTTGCAAAAAGGGCGGAAGAGCTGATACACAAAATGTATGACAAAACACTTTCTCTGCTTAAGAAGCATCACACGGCCTTGCTTAAAACTGTGAAG GTTCTTCTTGAACGCAAGGAAATTAGCGGTGAAGAAATTGATTTTATCTTGAACAAGTACCCTCCACAAACACCCTTAAAGCTTCTTTTAGGAGAGGAAAATCCTGGCAGCCTTAAGTTTGTCACACAAGAACAGGAACAGGAACAGGAACGCAAGTCAGAGTACGCCCTTCTATCTCAATCCAATGGAGAAACCCTATGA